In one Winogradskyella sp. MH6 genomic region, the following are encoded:
- a CDS encoding MBL fold metallo-hydrolase — translation MKIEQLYTGCLAQGAYYIESKGEVAIIDPLRETQQYIDKAKANNAKIKYVLETHFHADFVSGHVDLAEKTGATIVFGPGAQTEYNIHSATDGEELKLGELTIKVLHTPGHTLESVTYLLKDKDGKDYAIFSGDTLFLGDVGRPDLAIKSDLTERDLAGMLYDSLREKIMPLADDVIVYPAHGAGSACGKNLSKETVGVLGEQKKTNYALRADMTREEFIKEVLHGIAPPPQYFAKNAMMNKMGYNAFDDILKTGNNPLTPEEFEALANHESALVLDVRTQSDFIKSHIPNSIFIGLNGQFAPWVGALITDIKQPILLVVPEGKSEEAVTRLSRVGYDNTLGYLEGGIDAWKASGKEIDSLESISAKEFEKRANTSELNVLDVRKDGEYKSMHLENAQHFALDYINNQMDQIDKDKTYYVHCAGGYRSVIAASILKARGYHNLVDIAGGFGAIKKTSLPKTDFVCPSTL, via the coding sequence ATGAAAATTGAACAATTATATACAGGATGTTTGGCTCAAGGTGCCTATTATATTGAATCTAAAGGAGAGGTTGCTATAATAGACCCATTAAGAGAAACTCAACAATATATTGATAAGGCTAAGGCAAACAACGCTAAAATTAAATATGTGTTAGAGACGCATTTTCATGCAGATTTTGTTTCAGGCCATGTAGATTTGGCTGAAAAGACAGGTGCCACTATCGTTTTTGGGCCTGGAGCACAAACAGAATACAATATTCATTCTGCTACTGATGGAGAAGAACTTAAACTTGGTGAGCTTACTATAAAAGTATTACACACTCCAGGTCACACATTAGAGTCAGTAACGTATTTACTAAAAGACAAAGATGGTAAGGACTATGCTATATTTTCGGGAGACACCCTTTTTCTAGGTGATGTCGGCAGGCCAGATTTAGCTATAAAATCTGATCTTACAGAACGTGACTTAGCTGGTATGTTATACGATTCATTGAGAGAAAAAATTATGCCTTTGGCTGATGATGTTATTGTGTATCCTGCTCATGGTGCTGGCTCTGCTTGTGGTAAAAACTTGAGTAAAGAAACGGTAGGTGTTTTAGGCGAACAAAAGAAAACAAACTATGCCTTACGCGCAGATATGACTAGAGAAGAGTTTATTAAAGAAGTACTTCATGGCATTGCTCCACCTCCTCAATATTTTGCTAAGAATGCCATGATGAATAAAATGGGCTATAACGCATTTGATGACATTCTTAAAACAGGGAACAATCCTTTAACACCAGAAGAATTTGAAGCATTGGCAAATCATGAGTCTGCATTGGTTTTAGATGTTAGAACGCAATCTGATTTTATTAAATCTCATATACCAAACTCAATCTTTATTGGATTAAATGGCCAGTTTGCTCCTTGGGTTGGTGCTTTAATCACAGACATAAAACAGCCTATTTTACTAGTTGTACCAGAAGGAAAATCTGAAGAAGCTGTTACCCGATTATCTCGTGTAGGCTATGATAACACTTTAGGTTATCTGGAAGGTGGTATAGACGCTTGGAAGGCTTCAGGAAAAGAAATCGATTCTTTAGAATCTATCTCTGCTAAAGAATTTGAAAAGAGAGCTAACACATCAGAATTAAATGTTCTAGATGTAAGAAAAGACGGTGAATATAAAAGCATGCATTTAGAAAATGCTCAGCATTTTGCACTAGATTATATCAACAATCAAATGGACCAAATAGATAAGGATAAAACTTATTATGTACATTGTGCAGGTGGCTATCGTTCTGTTATTGCTGCTTCTATCCTAAAAGCAAGAGGTTACCATAATTTGGTAGACATAGCTGGCGGATTTGGTGCTATTAAGAAAACTAGTTTACCTAAAACCGATTTTGTTTGTCCATCAACACTTTAA
- a CDS encoding DUF1599 domain-containing protein has translation MQDTSKQYDAVIEKCRTLFINKMSDYGSAWRILRLPSLTDQIFIKAQRIRGLQENDVRKVDEGEVSEFIGIINYCVMALIQLEKGVVEQPDMNTEEATKLYDEKVALTKELMMNKNHDYGEAWRDMRVSSLTDLILQKLLRVKQIEDNAGKTIVSEGIDANYQDMINYAVFAMIHLGESESN, from the coding sequence ATGCAAGATACATCAAAACAATACGATGCTGTTATAGAAAAGTGCAGAACACTTTTTATAAATAAAATGAGTGACTACGGAAGTGCATGGAGAATATTAAGATTGCCATCGCTTACCGATCAGATTTTTATAAAAGCACAACGTATTAGAGGATTACAAGAAAATGATGTAAGAAAAGTAGATGAAGGAGAAGTAAGCGAGTTTATTGGTATTATAAACTATTGTGTTATGGCATTAATTCAGTTAGAAAAAGGTGTTGTGGAGCAGCCAGACATGAATACAGAAGAGGCTACAAAACTTTATGACGAAAAAGTTGCATTAACCAAGGAATTAATGATGAATAAGAACCATGATTATGGTGAAGCTTGGAGAGATATGCGTGTAAGCTCGTTAACCGATTTAATTTTGCAGAAATTACTACGTGTAAAGCAAATTGAAGATAATGCAGGTAAAACAATTGTAAGCGAAGGTATAGATGCTAATTATCAAGATATGATAAATTATGCCGTTTTCGCAATGATTCATTTGGGTGAATCTGAGTCTAATTAG
- a CDS encoding DoxX family protein, which produces MKYFINFSRIAVGSLFIISGLIKCNDSIGFSYKLNDYFAQDVLNLEFLIPYSLILAVMICVVEIVLGVALIFGFKPKLTSSLVLLMMLFFTWLTWYTSSCISERDVVTQMGEEFNRNCVEDCGCFGDALKLKPIESFYKDLVLLLFAIPLFIVSFKKSIKENTKKEDWIYCGFSMVLLLLFNLIFTKWWFSLLFALVLFVVVYLVKNKMKNQWLSLLAAYMISLGFTWYCLENLPVKDFRPYKIGANITEGMIIPENAAKPVMEYTWIFKVDGEEKKITTDGSFPSVEGGEYVGLDGNPKIIEEGYTPPIQDFSIETLDENLTSYFLEKDKLVFITMYNIATSEADGLAKLKSFTDEAIKKGYTVIGLTSSGEDAKQKVKQDYNLNFDFYLCDEKVIKTIVRSNPGIVILEKGTIMNKAHWNDIEDIEL; this is translated from the coding sequence ATGAAATATTTTATCAACTTTTCTAGAATTGCTGTCGGAAGTTTATTTATAATTTCTGGTTTAATAAAGTGCAATGATTCTATAGGTTTTTCTTATAAACTGAATGATTATTTTGCTCAAGATGTATTAAATCTAGAGTTTTTAATTCCATATTCATTGATTTTGGCAGTAATGATTTGCGTTGTCGAGATCGTACTAGGTGTTGCGCTAATTTTTGGATTTAAACCCAAACTTACATCATCTTTGGTGTTATTAATGATGCTCTTTTTTACTTGGTTAACTTGGTATACTTCGAGCTGTATTTCAGAGAGAGATGTCGTAACACAAATGGGTGAAGAATTTAACAGAAACTGTGTAGAGGATTGTGGCTGTTTTGGAGATGCTTTAAAGCTAAAACCTATTGAGTCGTTCTATAAGGATTTAGTATTGTTGCTCTTTGCAATCCCACTATTTATAGTAAGTTTTAAAAAATCAATTAAAGAAAACACAAAGAAAGAAGATTGGATTTATTGTGGTTTTTCAATGGTTTTACTACTGTTGTTCAATTTGATTTTTACTAAATGGTGGTTCTCGTTATTATTTGCACTAGTACTGTTTGTTGTAGTATACCTCGTAAAAAATAAAATGAAAAACCAATGGTTGTCTCTATTGGCAGCATATATGATTTCACTTGGATTTACATGGTACTGTTTAGAGAATTTGCCTGTAAAGGATTTTAGACCGTACAAAATAGGGGCAAATATTACGGAAGGAATGATTATTCCTGAAAATGCAGCAAAACCTGTGATGGAATATACGTGGATCTTTAAGGTAGATGGAGAAGAGAAAAAGATTACAACTGATGGGAGTTTTCCAAGTGTTGAAGGTGGTGAATATGTTGGTCTAGATGGTAATCCTAAAATAATTGAAGAGGGTTATACTCCACCAATTCAAGATTTTTCTATTGAGACTTTAGATGAAAACTTAACTTCGTATTTCTTGGAAAAAGATAAGTTAGTATTTATTACAATGTATAATATAGCCACTTCAGAAGCTGACGGTCTTGCCAAGTTGAAATCTTTTACTGATGAGGCTATAAAAAAAGGATATACAGTAATAGGATTAACTTCTTCTGGTGAAGATGCAAAACAAAAAGTGAAACAAGATTATAACTTAAATTTTGATTTCTATCTATGCGATGAAAAGGTGATTAAAACTATTGTGCGATCTAATCCTGGAATTGTTATTCTAGAAAAAGGTACAATAATGAACAAAGCACATTGGAACGATATTGAAGATATAGAACTGTAA
- a CDS encoding Crp/Fnr family transcriptional regulator produces the protein MISKDILEPFSYLFDEEILNNISQVADIKVFKKNDIIIDIGQELKYVPLLIRGNIKVLREDSEGSELLLYVLESGDTCAMSLTCCMAKSVSKIRAIADEDTTVIMIPIDEMRVWFDTNDSWRSFILQSYQTRFDEMLETIDTLAFMKMDERLFKYLTDKVKLSASTDLEITHQEIAEDLHTSRVVVSRLLKQLEKQERITLGRNKIHVIDF, from the coding sequence ATGATTTCAAAAGATATTTTAGAACCCTTTTCATATTTGTTTGACGAAGAAATTCTCAACAACATATCTCAAGTCGCAGACATTAAAGTCTTCAAAAAGAACGATATCATTATTGATATTGGGCAAGAGCTAAAGTATGTCCCACTTTTAATAAGAGGCAATATAAAAGTACTCAGAGAAGATAGTGAAGGTAGTGAGTTATTGCTTTATGTATTAGAATCTGGTGATACCTGCGCAATGTCTTTAACCTGTTGCATGGCTAAGTCTGTAAGTAAAATAAGAGCTATTGCAGATGAAGACACTACTGTAATTATGATTCCAATAGACGAGATGCGAGTTTGGTTTGACACCAACGATAGTTGGAGAAGTTTCATTCTACAAAGTTACCAGACACGTTTTGACGAAATGCTTGAGACCATAGATACCTTAGCATTTATGAAAATGGATGAAAGACTTTTTAAATACCTTACTGATAAGGTAAAACTCTCTGCATCTACCGACTTAGAAATTACACATCAGGAAATAGCTGAAGATTTACATACTTCTAGAGTTGTAGTTTCAAGATTATTGAAGCAACTTGAAAAACAAGAACGAATAACTCTTGGAAGAAATAAAATCCATGTAATAGACTTTTAA
- the prmA gene encoding 50S ribosomal protein L11 methyltransferase yields MTNQIYIGYEFKVDPLQPASEILIAELGYAGFESFVEHSEGVTAYIQKEDWNAFILEDIQILNSEEFKITYEFNEIEQTNWNEEWEKNFKPIVVDDLVTVRAPFHEKPKTKYDLIIEPKMSFGTGHHETTHMMIQHILKNDFEGKSVLDMGCGTGVLAILAEKVGATKLDAIDIDNWCYLNSLENVERNDCKNISVYEGDVKLLDGKHYDTIIANINRNILLADIPTYVKCLNSNGELYLSGFYEEDIPMLADLCNKHMLKLKETIKRGDWVSLKFIN; encoded by the coding sequence ATGACAAATCAAATTTACATAGGCTACGAGTTTAAAGTAGATCCACTTCAACCTGCATCAGAAATCTTAATAGCAGAGCTTGGTTATGCTGGTTTTGAAAGTTTTGTAGAGCATTCAGAAGGTGTTACTGCATATATACAAAAGGAAGATTGGAATGCGTTTATACTCGAAGATATTCAGATTTTAAATTCAGAAGAGTTTAAGATTACTTATGAGTTTAATGAAATAGAGCAAACCAACTGGAATGAAGAATGGGAAAAAAACTTTAAACCAATAGTTGTAGATGATTTAGTAACGGTTCGAGCACCATTTCACGAAAAACCTAAAACTAAATACGATCTTATTATTGAGCCTAAAATGAGCTTTGGTACAGGACATCATGAAACTACTCACATGATGATTCAACATATTTTGAAGAACGATTTTGAAGGAAAGTCTGTGCTAGATATGGGTTGTGGTACAGGTGTTTTAGCAATCTTAGCAGAAAAAGTTGGTGCAACAAAGCTTGATGCCATTGATATTGACAATTGGTGTTATTTGAATAGTTTAGAAAATGTAGAGCGAAATGATTGTAAAAATATTTCGGTTTATGAAGGTGATGTTAAGCTTTTAGACGGAAAGCACTATGATACAATCATTGCAAACATTAATAGGAATATTCTATTAGCAGATATACCTACGTATGTTAAATGCCTGAACAGTAACGGAGAGCTGTATTTAAGTGGTTTTTATGAAGAAGACATACCGATGCTTGCAGATTTATGTAACAAGCACATGTTAAAATTGAAAGAAACAATAAAAAGAGGTGATTGGGTATCGTTAAAATTCATAAATTAG
- a CDS encoding YgaP family membrane protein → MKKNMGSLDKGIRIVIAIAIALLYYFNVIEGTLAYVLMALAIVFLLTSFISFCPLYLPFGWNTCKRK, encoded by the coding sequence ATGAAAAAGAACATGGGAAGTTTAGACAAAGGCATTAGAATTGTAATTGCTATTGCCATAGCCTTATTGTATTATTTTAATGTTATTGAAGGCACATTAGCTTATGTATTAATGGCATTGGCTATTGTTTTCTTACTGACAAGTTTTATTAGTTTCTGTCCGCTTTATTTACCTTTTGGATGGAATACCTGTAAACGCAAATAA
- a CDS encoding pyridoxamine 5'-phosphate oxidase family protein: MIKSLEQKRCSEILKNNYIGYLSYISANRPYTVPITYYYNDEEDYIICYSGNGHKIKSMRKQTSISMTVADIFSNNKWQSVMVHGQYEEIDGGTAKLYLHEFSLGIKNLVLKKEHKDLDYISQFSSKIYNMETPVVFLIKINDITGKMKS, from the coding sequence ATGATTAAAAGTTTAGAACAAAAAAGGTGCTCAGAGATTTTAAAAAACAACTATATAGGCTATTTGTCTTACATAAGTGCTAACAGACCTTACACGGTTCCTATTACCTATTATTATAATGATGAAGAAGATTATATAATCTGCTACTCCGGTAATGGGCACAAAATAAAATCTATGCGAAAGCAGACATCTATTTCTATGACTGTTGCAGATATTTTTAGTAATAATAAGTGGCAGTCTGTTATGGTACATGGACAATATGAAGAAATTGATGGTGGTACCGCTAAGCTTTATCTACATGAATTTTCTTTAGGCATTAAGAATCTTGTTTTAAAGAAAGAACACAAAGACCTTGATTATATAAGCCAGTTTTCTAGTAAAATTTACAATATGGAAACACCAGTTGTATTCCTAATTAAAATTAATGATATTACTGGCAAGATGAAGTCTTAA
- a CDS encoding heavy-metal-associated domain-containing protein produces MKNTTIQVQNLKCGGCANTILTQLSKVEGISDVLVNNDTDEVSFNYTSEEEFDAVKTKLSDLGYPMVGEQNSLPKKAKSFVSCAVGRMTK; encoded by the coding sequence ATGAAGAATACGACTATACAAGTACAAAATCTGAAGTGTGGAGGTTGTGCTAATACTATATTAACGCAATTATCTAAAGTAGAGGGCATATCTGATGTTTTAGTAAATAATGACACAGATGAAGTAAGTTTTAATTACACTTCAGAAGAAGAATTTGATGCTGTAAAAACAAAACTTTCAGATTTAGGATATCCTATGGTTGGTGAACAAAACTCTCTTCCTAAAAAGGCTAAATCTTTTGTTAGTTGCGCTGTTGGAAGAATGACAAAATAA
- a CDS encoding YeeE/YedE family protein, producing MELIKEPWPWYVSGPCIAITMFLLLYFGRTFGMSSNLRTMCAIGGAGKYSEFFKFDWKSYRWNLIVMIGAIVGGFIAHFFLSNPTDINLSAETIKDLNELGFKNAGNSLLPPELFAWENVLTLKGISILIIGGFLVGFGTRYAGGCTSGHAITGLSSLQLPSLIAVIGFFIGGLIMIYLIFPILF from the coding sequence ATGGAACTAATAAAAGAACCTTGGCCTTGGTATGTCTCTGGTCCATGTATAGCTATTACAATGTTTTTATTACTTTATTTCGGCAGAACTTTTGGCATGTCCTCTAATTTAAGAACCATGTGTGCAATAGGTGGAGCAGGTAAATACTCTGAATTTTTTAAATTCGATTGGAAAAGTTACAGATGGAACCTAATCGTTATGATTGGAGCTATAGTTGGCGGATTTATTGCTCATTTTTTTCTATCAAATCCAACAGATATTAATCTTAGTGCTGAGACTATTAAAGATTTAAATGAGCTTGGTTTTAAAAATGCAGGAAACAGTCTTTTACCTCCAGAATTATTTGCTTGGGAAAATGTATTGACTCTCAAAGGAATCTCAATACTTATTATTGGAGGATTTTTAGTTGGTTTTGGCACACGTTATGCTGGTGGTTGTACATCAGGACATGCTATTACTGGCTTAAGCAGCTTACAACTACCGTCTTTAATTGCCGTTATCGGTTTTTTTATTGGCGGTTTAATCATGATTTATTTAATATTTCCAATACTATTTTAA
- the tpiA gene encoding triose-phosphate isomerase — protein MRKHIVAGNWKMNNGLVQTETLITELKKQEKTSDVEVMIAPTYTNLWHAFEATRQYDIEVIAQNMHFAENGAYTGEISAGMLKSVGIKTVILGHSERRAYFNETDEALAKKVDSALENDMRVIFCFGEELSDRKAGNEETVVESQIKNALFHLGADAFKSIVLAYEPVWAIGTGETASPEQAQDMHAFIRKTLAEKYGNDVAESVSILYGGSVKPNNAKEIFSKPDVDGGLIGGASLKAEDFFAIVNAF, from the coding sequence ATGAGAAAACATATTGTTGCTGGTAACTGGAAAATGAATAACGGTTTAGTTCAAACAGAAACCTTAATTACAGAGTTAAAGAAGCAAGAAAAAACATCAGATGTTGAAGTAATGATTGCACCAACATATACCAATTTGTGGCACGCGTTTGAGGCGACAAGACAATATGATATAGAAGTGATTGCTCAAAATATGCACTTTGCAGAAAATGGTGCCTACACTGGCGAAATTAGTGCAGGTATGCTGAAGAGTGTTGGTATTAAAACAGTTATTCTTGGGCACAGCGAACGTAGAGCTTATTTTAATGAAACTGACGAGGCTTTAGCTAAAAAGGTTGATTCAGCTTTAGAAAACGATATGAGAGTTATCTTTTGTTTCGGCGAAGAATTATCTGACCGTAAAGCAGGTAATGAAGAAACAGTGGTGGAAAGCCAAATTAAAAATGCATTATTTCATTTAGGTGCAGATGCGTTTAAGAGTATTGTTTTAGCATATGAGCCTGTTTGGGCAATAGGTACAGGTGAAACTGCCTCACCAGAGCAAGCGCAAGATATGCATGCATTTATAAGAAAAACATTAGCTGAAAAGTATGGAAATGACGTTGCGGAATCTGTATCTATTTTATATGGTGGAAGTGTAAAACCAAACAATGCTAAGGAAATTTTTTCTAAACCAGATGTAGACGGTGGACTAATTGGAGGTGCCTCGTTAAAAGCTGAGGATTTTTTTGCTATCGTGAACGCATTTTAA
- a CDS encoding DUF6691 family protein, whose product MKNFLKFFLVGIFFGIVLVKSEAVSWYRIFEMFKFQSFHMYGIIGTAVITGIILLLVAKKNHLKTTQGTYLRVPLKDKGLIRYIVGGSIFGLGWALCGACPGPMYILVGTGVFPMLIVIAAALLGTFVYGILKRKLPH is encoded by the coding sequence ATGAAGAATTTTTTAAAGTTTTTTTTAGTTGGAATATTCTTCGGAATTGTACTGGTAAAGTCTGAAGCAGTTTCCTGGTATCGCATATTTGAGATGTTTAAGTTTCAATCTTTCCATATGTATGGTATTATTGGAACTGCTGTTATTACTGGCATAATATTGTTGTTAGTTGCAAAAAAGAATCATCTCAAAACTACGCAAGGCACCTACTTACGTGTTCCTCTAAAAGACAAAGGGCTTATTAGATACATAGTTGGAGGAAGTATTTTTGGGCTTGGTTGGGCACTTTGTGGAGCTTGTCCAGGACCAATGTATATTTTAGTTGGCACTGGAGTTTTCCCTATGCTAATTGTTATTGCTGCAGCATTACTAGGTACGTTTGTTTATGGAATTTTAAAACGTAAGCTTCCACACTAG
- a CDS encoding SsrA-binding protein, translated as MKTSIFKIIAKINKAILPSYSKRQLDLSKASKLQLAIIGWRVYVTKNALD; from the coding sequence ATGAAGACATCTATCTTTAAGATTATTGCAAAAATTAACAAAGCGATACTCCCAAGTTACTCTAAAAGACAATTAGACCTAAGTAAAGCTAGTAAATTACAACTTGCTATAATAGGTTGGCGTGTATATGTTACCAAAAATGCTTTAGACTAA
- a CDS encoding ATP-dependent Clp protease adaptor ClpS, producing MTKEKLSEELLLEEEVLKQNEIVLFNDDVNTFDHVIDTLIYACDHTPEQAEQCSIIVHYKGKCTVKTGDYEDLKPRCSKLLQAGLSAEIV from the coding sequence ATGACGAAAGAAAAACTATCAGAAGAATTACTCCTTGAAGAAGAAGTACTGAAACAAAATGAGATTGTTTTATTTAATGACGATGTGAATACGTTTGATCATGTAATAGATACGCTTATTTATGCATGCGACCACACACCAGAACAAGCAGAGCAATGTTCTATAATAGTGCATTACAAAGGTAAATGTACTGTAAAAACAGGTGATTATGAAGATTTAAAGCCAAGATGCTCTAAATTATTGCAAGCAGGTCTTAGTGCAGAAATAGTATAA
- a CDS encoding ABC transporter permease, protein MIRYFVNKLFYAFITLLGVVTVIFFLFTILPGDPAKMMLGQNQTAEQVEAVKHKYGFDKPIGTQYLYYLNDLSPVSFHSNNTEDYTFLSTNKYNAAKLFSIGNTTTVIKTPYLRESFTKQGKKVTDVIGETIPNTFVLAVSAIIIAIILGIIFGIISALYRDTWIDKTIQILSTFGMSVPSFFSAILFAWLFGFVLHKYTNLEMTGSLYELDDFGEKMTIKWKNLILPAVVLGIRPLAVVIQLMRNSLLDVMSQDYIRTARAKGLSEFNVIKNHAVKNALNPVVTAISGWFASMLAGAVFVEYIFGWNGLGKEIVNALNTLDLPVIMGSVLVIAIVFITINILVDIIYAWLDPRVKLS, encoded by the coding sequence TTGATAAGATATTTTGTAAATAAACTATTCTATGCATTCATCACCTTATTAGGTGTAGTCACAGTTATTTTCTTTCTATTTACCATTCTTCCAGGTGATCCTGCAAAGATGATGTTGGGTCAAAATCAAACGGCAGAACAGGTAGAAGCCGTAAAACACAAATACGGTTTTGATAAACCTATAGGAACACAGTACTTATACTATCTCAATGACTTGTCTCCAGTGTCATTTCACTCTAATAACACAGAGGATTATACGTTTTTAAGCACTAATAAATATAATGCTGCAAAGTTATTTAGTATAGGTAATACTACAACAGTAATAAAAACACCTTACTTAAGAGAATCATTTACCAAACAAGGAAAGAAAGTAACAGATGTTATTGGTGAAACTATTCCAAACACCTTTGTTTTAGCAGTTTCAGCCATTATAATAGCCATAATTCTTGGGATTATCTTTGGAATTATTTCAGCATTATACCGAGATACATGGATAGATAAAACCATACAAATTTTAAGTACGTTCGGTATGAGTGTACCTTCTTTTTTCAGTGCGATTCTTTTTGCTTGGTTGTTTGGTTTTGTGTTGCATAAATACACAAATCTAGAAATGACAGGAAGCCTTTATGAATTAGATGATTTTGGTGAAAAAATGACAATAAAATGGAAAAACTTAATCCTACCAGCTGTTGTTTTAGGTATACGTCCATTGGCAGTTGTGATTCAGTTAATGCGAAATTCACTTTTAGATGTGATGAGCCAAGATTATATAAGAACAGCAAGAGCTAAAGGACTGAGCGAATTTAACGTAATAAAAAATCATGCTGTAAAAAATGCCTTAAACCCTGTAGTTACAGCAATATCAGGTTGGTTTGCGTCAATGTTAGCGGGAGCTGTTTTTGTGGAGTACATTTTTGGATGGAATGGCTTAGGAAAAGAAATTGTTAATGCATTGAATACTTTGGATTTACCAGTAATAATGGGTTCTGTTTTGGTCATTGCCATTGTGTTTATAACCATAAACATTTTAGTAGATATTATATACGCTTGGCTAGACCCTAGAGTGAAACTCTCTTAA
- a CDS encoding anti-sigma factor: protein MIKKTFLGLLALSLFAVSCSNDDDNNASTNSELTLNLQGLETLGSDYVYEGWIIVNGQPVSTGTFTSVTFPQTFPVDTEQLESATTFVLSIEPAVDPDPAPAATKLLAGDFSGNVANVNSDNIVVGSGSAVSSLGASTGKYILATPTDMDDTNESSGVWFLDNTNAPNLTAGLSLPTLSDGWKYEGWVVFDGTPISTGTFTSAEAADDNATTSTFKGDAGNGPGYPGEDYLQNAPAGLTFPTDLKGRTVVISVEPYPDNSSAPFTLKPLAHMVPANAMDHTVIDMGNGPVETLMGFVTRN, encoded by the coding sequence ATGATTAAAAAAACTTTTTTAGGATTACTAGCATTGAGTCTTTTTGCTGTATCCTGTAGTAATGATGACGATAATAATGCGTCTACAAACTCAGAATTGACTTTAAATTTACAAGGTCTAGAGACTTTAGGAAGTGATTATGTTTATGAAGGTTGGATAATTGTAAATGGACAACCCGTAAGTACAGGTACTTTTACAAGTGTTACCTTTCCTCAGACATTTCCAGTTGACACAGAACAGTTAGAAAGTGCAACAACATTTGTGTTGTCTATTGAGCCAGCAGTAGATCCAGATCCTGCGCCAGCAGCTACCAAACTATTAGCTGGTGATTTTTCTGGTAATGTTGCTAATGTTAATTCTGACAATATAGTTGTTGGGTCAGGAAGTGCAGTTTCTTCACTCGGAGCTTCAACAGGAAAATACATTCTTGCAACTCCTACAGATATGGATGATACCAATGAGTCTAGTGGTGTTTGGTTTTTAGATAATACTAATGCTCCAAATCTTACGGCTGGTTTAAGTTTGCCTACTCTATCTGATGGTTGGAAATATGAAGGTTGGGTTGTGTTTGACGGTACTCCAATAAGTACAGGGACATTTACAAGTGCCGAAGCTGCAGATGATAATGCAACAACCTCTACGTTTAAGGGAGATGCTGGAAATGGTCCAGGATATCCAGGTGAGGATTACTTACAAAATGCTCCAGCAGGATTAACATTTCCAACAGACTTAAAAGGACGAACAGTTGTTATTTCTGTAGAACCATATCCAGATAATAGCAGTGCGCCATTTACATTAAAGCCATTAGCGCATATGGTGCCAGCAAATGCTATGGATCATACAGTTATTGATATGGGAAATGGTCCTGTAGAAACGTTAATGGGATTTGTAACAAGAAACTAA